The Deltaproteobacteria bacterium genome has a segment encoding these proteins:
- the rsmG gene encoding 16S rRNA (guanine(527)-N(7))-methyltransferase RsmG: MEPLRDKPDIIQDMAPAEGERLLDQGAKALGISLSPFQIKQFMDYLALLRKWNRVINLTGLRSCREILVKHFLDSLSPLPYLPEEARILDLGSGAGFPGLPLKIARPYQAVTLIDASGKKVSFLKEVVRHLNLSHTPVLQGFLGKGSPVVPGIDPFEIIITRAVGKVTSLLTGVDPYLAKGGKLLFMKGPEGPEEISLFQAEIWKKGFQIDRPIRLTLPFLDQERILIFITKI; encoded by the coding sequence GAACCATTGAGAGACAAACCTGACATCATCCAGGACATGGCGCCTGCGGAAGGGGAAAGACTCCTCGATCAGGGGGCAAAGGCCTTGGGGATATCTCTGTCACCTTTTCAAATAAAGCAATTTATGGACTATTTGGCTTTGCTTCGAAAATGGAACCGGGTCATCAACCTGACCGGCCTGCGCTCCTGTCGGGAGATCTTAGTCAAACATTTTCTGGATTCCCTTTCCCCTCTGCCCTATCTTCCGGAGGAGGCCAGGATTTTGGATCTGGGATCCGGGGCCGGGTTTCCGGGACTGCCGCTTAAGATTGCCCGACCGTACCAAGCTGTCACCTTAATCGATGCCTCCGGAAAAAAGGTCAGTTTTCTTAAGGAAGTCGTTCGACATTTAAATCTCAGCCATACCCCGGTGCTACAGGGGTTTTTAGGCAAAGGGTCACCGGTAGTGCCGGGAATCGATCCTTTCGAAATCATCATCACCCGGGCGGTGGGAAAAGTGACAAGCCTTTTAACGGGGGTTGATCCTTATCTGGCAAAGGGAGGGAAGTTGTTATTCATGAAGGGGCCGGAAGGGCCGGAGGAAATTTCCTTGTTCCAGGCCGAGATCTGGAAGAAGGGATTTCAAATAGACAGGCCGATCCGATTAACCCTGCCTTTTTTGGATCAGGAAAGGATATTGATTTTTATTACCAAAATTTAA
- a CDS encoding TVP38/TMEM64 family protein, with product MKKTIGVSAILLVFFGLALYLLIYHSDIYLTFLDRKRLAEFVKSYGSFSPLIFIALQVFQVLFAPIPGEMTGFLGGFLYGNFFGILYSTIGLGVGSWLAFIFSRWAGQPLVERIVSYKTINRYDYLMAHQGTWIAFLLFLIPGFPKDYLCYILGLGHMDLKTFLIISTAGRFLGTVLLTIQGHLVREKNYLVLGIVIGLSLFFLLMAYLFRGKLESYFERHRKSRTYSKITNPGSKSQNPE from the coding sequence ATGAAAAAAACGATCGGGGTCAGTGCCATTCTTTTGGTTTTTTTTGGTCTGGCCCTTTACCTGCTGATTTACCACAGCGACATCTATCTGACCTTTTTAGACCGGAAACGGTTGGCGGAATTTGTTAAATCCTACGGCAGCTTTTCGCCCCTTATCTTTATCGCCCTCCAGGTCTTTCAGGTCCTCTTCGCTCCCATTCCCGGAGAGATGACCGGCTTTTTAGGCGGATTTCTCTATGGGAATTTTTTCGGTATCCTTTATTCCACTATCGGCTTAGGAGTTGGTTCCTGGCTGGCTTTTATTTTCTCCCGGTGGGCCGGACAACCTTTAGTGGAAAGGATCGTCAGTTATAAAACGATCAATCGCTATGACTATCTGATGGCCCACCAGGGCACCTGGATCGCCTTTCTGCTTTTTCTGATCCCGGGCTTTCCCAAAGATTATCTCTGCTATATTTTGGGATTAGGGCACATGGACCTGAAAACCTTTCTGATCATATCCACGGCCGGACGGTTTTTAGGAACGGTGTTGCTGACCATTCAAGGGCACCTGGTCCGGGAAAAAAACTACCTGGTTTTAGGGATTGTAATCGGACTTTCTCTGTTTTTTCTTTTGATGGCCTACCTGTTCAGAGGGAAATTAGAGAGCTATTTTGAAAGACATCGTAAATCGAGGACCTATTCCAAAATAACCAACCCGGGATCTAAATCCCAGAATCCGGAATAA
- the lon gene encoding endopeptidase La — protein sequence MAVFSNYDDSREDGGLKQIIPILPLRDIVVFPGMVAPLFVGREKSIQALEYSMSLEKDILLLTQRQAKVDEPSDKDLYQVGTAGSILQMLRLPDGTVKVLIEGRYRARIQRYLPNRTFYLVEVEKIQDVMPIRSEQEALVRTVKQTFEGYQKLNKKIPQELVHTITSLDDPARLVDSIAPHLGTKIEQKQELLELLQVNRRLEKLYEFMRGEMEILEIEHRIKGRVKKQMEKTQKDYYLNEQIRAIQKEMGEQDDFKSEIQELEKKIKQKRMSKEATTKIRGELKKLKMMSPMSAEATVVRNYIDWMIALPWYNRTKDKLDIDAAEKVLNEDHYGLDKPKERILEYLAVQSLVKKIKGPILCLVGPPGVGKTSLAKSIARATGRNFIRVSLGGVRDEAEIRGHRRTYIGALPGKIIQSLRKAKSNNPVFCLDEVDKMSTDFRGDPSSALLEVLDPEQNFSFNDHYLDVDYDLSEVFFITTANTLFSIPLPLQDRMEIIRLPGYTEPEKLQIARQFLIKKQQEANGLSPENIHFTDNALLAIIRRYTRESGVRNLEREIATLCRKVAKEVVRRGKETHVEISSTSVQKFLGVPKFRYGETEEKDEVGITTGLAWTEVGGELLLTEVVLMPGKGRLIITGKLGEVMQESAQAALSYVRSRAEQLGLPRNFYQKMDIHIHIPEGAIPKDGPSAGITIATSIVSALLRKPVKRKTAMTGEITLRGRVLPIGGLKEKIIAAHRGKVKTVIIPKENEKDLKEIPPRILKALEIVPVEHMDEVLKSALLVEDPERLFIEKPEEGSLPFFHEEVPVPAEITAH from the coding sequence ATGGCTGTATTTTCAAATTACGATGATAGTCGAGAAGATGGGGGCTTAAAGCAAATCATCCCTATATTGCCCTTGAGAGATATTGTTGTTTTTCCAGGGATGGTTGCCCCGTTGTTCGTGGGTCGGGAAAAATCTATTCAGGCCCTCGAATATAGTATGTCCTTGGAAAAGGATATCCTTTTATTAACCCAACGACAAGCCAAGGTGGATGAACCTTCTGATAAGGATCTCTATCAGGTGGGAACAGCAGGCAGTATCCTTCAGATGCTCCGCTTGCCCGACGGAACCGTCAAGGTATTGATCGAAGGCCGGTATCGGGCTCGGATACAACGGTACCTTCCCAATCGGACTTTTTATCTGGTCGAAGTCGAGAAGATCCAGGACGTCATGCCGATCAGGTCCGAGCAGGAAGCCCTGGTGCGTACCGTGAAACAAACCTTTGAGGGTTATCAGAAACTGAACAAAAAGATTCCCCAGGAATTGGTGCATACCATCACCTCCTTGGATGATCCGGCCCGGCTGGTAGATTCGATTGCTCCCCATTTGGGCACCAAGATCGAACAGAAGCAGGAGCTTTTGGAACTGCTCCAAGTCAATCGAAGGTTGGAAAAACTCTATGAATTCATGCGCGGGGAGATGGAAATCCTGGAAATCGAACATCGCATCAAGGGCCGGGTCAAAAAGCAGATGGAAAAGACCCAAAAGGATTATTACCTGAATGAACAGATCCGGGCCATCCAGAAAGAGATGGGCGAACAGGATGATTTTAAAAGCGAGATTCAGGAATTAGAAAAGAAGATCAAACAGAAAAGGATGTCCAAAGAGGCGACTACCAAGATTCGAGGGGAGTTAAAAAAACTGAAAATGATGTCCCCCATGTCGGCCGAGGCCACGGTAGTCCGAAATTATATCGACTGGATGATCGCCCTGCCCTGGTATAATCGAACCAAGGATAAATTGGATATCGATGCTGCCGAAAAGGTCCTCAATGAAGACCATTATGGTTTAGATAAGCCCAAGGAGCGGATCCTGGAATATTTGGCTGTTCAGAGTCTGGTTAAAAAAATAAAAGGTCCTATCCTCTGTTTGGTCGGTCCTCCGGGTGTGGGGAAAACCTCCCTGGCCAAATCGATCGCCAGGGCCACCGGGCGGAATTTTATCCGGGTTTCCCTGGGCGGGGTCCGGGATGAAGCCGAGATTCGCGGTCACCGCCGAACCTATATAGGGGCCTTGCCGGGCAAGATTATCCAGTCCTTGAGAAAGGCCAAATCCAATAACCCCGTTTTCTGCCTGGATGAAGTCGACAAGATGAGTACCGATTTCCGCGGAGACCCTTCTTCGGCCTTGCTCGAAGTCCTTGATCCTGAACAGAATTTTTCTTTTAACGATCATTACCTGGATGTGGATTACGATCTTTCCGAGGTCTTTTTTATCACAACGGCCAATACCCTTTTCTCCATCCCGTTGCCCTTGCAGGACCGAATGGAGATCATTCGGCTTCCAGGCTATACGGAACCTGAAAAACTCCAGATCGCCCGTCAATTCCTGATCAAAAAACAGCAGGAAGCCAATGGGCTTTCCCCTGAGAATATCCATTTTACCGATAACGCCTTATTGGCTATTATACGCCGATATACCCGGGAATCGGGGGTGCGTAACCTGGAGCGGGAAATCGCCACCTTATGTCGCAAAGTGGCCAAAGAAGTCGTGCGCCGGGGGAAAGAGACCCATGTTGAAATCAGTTCCACCTCGGTTCAAAAATTTTTAGGGGTGCCTAAATTTCGCTATGGGGAAACCGAAGAAAAAGACGAAGTGGGCATCACCACCGGCCTGGCCTGGACCGAAGTGGGAGGAGAGTTGCTGTTGACGGAAGTGGTCCTTATGCCCGGAAAGGGGCGATTGATCATTACCGGAAAATTGGGAGAGGTCATGCAGGAATCGGCTCAGGCGGCCTTGAGTTATGTCCGTTCCCGGGCCGAACAATTGGGCCTGCCCAGAAACTTCTATCAGAAAATGGATATCCATATCCATATCCCCGAAGGGGCTATTCCCAAAGACGGACCATCGGCCGGGATCACCATTGCGACTTCCATCGTTTCCGCTTTACTCCGGAAACCGGTCAAGAGGAAGACGGCCATGACCGGTGAGATTACCCTGCGCGGCCGGGTTTTACCCATCGGAGGCCTGAAAGAGAAAATCATTGCCGCCCACCGCGGTAAGGTCAAGACGGTGATTATTCCTAAAGAAAATGAAAAGGACTTGAAAGAGATTCCGCCCCGGATTTTAAAGGCCTTGGAAATTGTTCCCGTGGAACATATGGATGAGGTGCTGAAGTCGGCTTTATTGGTAGAGGATCCGGAACGCTTATTCATAGAAAAGCCGGAAGAAGGTTCCCTGCCCTTTTTCCATGAAGAAGTCCCGGTCCCGGCAGAAATTACCGCCCATTGA